AGCACCGGAGGACCAAGTCCAGTGGAACGCTTAATCTCGTCTGAACGTGGTCCTCACTTCTTGGTTTCGCAAGAGGACTGGGGTCTTCTTTCAAATCGTTCAAATTTATATTTTTAGATTCTAAAAGGGATTCTGGTAGGGATTCATTATGCTGCCGCTCAATTTGGGCTGCGTCGACGCTCAATTCTCTTGTTTTATCTATATCTTTCATGTGGTTAGACAATTCGCGTAGAATTGCTTCAAGTTCTGCTTTGATTGTGCCGAGGCGGTCGTGCGATGCGCGACGTGGAATTGCGTCGACAATGCTTCGAAAGCGCAGGAAAATTGCACTGAGTGACGCTGGTTGGTCCAAAGCAGTATCGATTGGAAACTGTGCAGCAATTTCTCGCCTTAGGACCGAGACTTCGTCGCGCAAGCGCTTGAGTGCCTTAGCAGCTGCCGCAATTCTTGCAGCAGTCTTCGCGATATCGGCAGCACGTGCCAAGAGTGGAGACAAAGAAAAGCCAAAGGCAAGCTCAATGTCGCCTTCGTTGTCCTTGTGTGCGTAGCGCTTGCGGGTTGGGCTGTCTTTGCGTTCAATAATACCGCTATTGATGAGGGCCGAGAGATGGCGACGAAGGGTGGATTCGGCCATTCCATGAGCACGCAGACTAAGCTGACGATTGGATGGGAACACCACAAGCCCGTTCTTTTCGTTGAGGTCGTCGCCGGGTAAAAAGGACAGCAACGAGCTCAGGACAGCCAGACATCTATCGTTTAAGCCGAATTCGGATTTTGCGACGCAGAGCTGCTTGTAAATAATCCATCGATTGACAGTGCTGGACTGTTGGCCTTGGGAGCAAGACTTAGAATTTTGGGCAAGATAAGGCGTTCGTCCGCGGGTTGCGGACGTTAACGATTCCATAACGTGCATGTCCTCTACCTTTCAAAAAGGCAAAAGAAAGTTGCCCGCCAAAAATGACGCCAAAATGCTTGACACTGTTTCGTGGAAATGCGATTCTCGTACTTGCTAAGGTTTGAGAGAGGCTTCCATGACGGCGACGTTATCGGGGGCCTTTTTCTTTTTGCGGTTAATCTCCAGTTTTTATTTCGTCAGATGTCCGGTATTCGTCATAAAGACGATCCAGATGGTTTGATATCCATTCACCAAATCCGGCTGCGTTTGTGCTGGCCAGTTCGATTGCTACTTTTTTCGGCTTCCGGCTCATGGTGAAATGGACGCGGTTATCCATTGAGTTCCATGATTTTTCTGCTGGCCGGCCTTTGGCGGAGGCGAGCTCCTTGTCCTGCAAGGCGCTGCGTTTCAGAGATTCCGTGACATATTGGAAACGCTGCTCGCTGCTTGATCCGACAAAGTTGTCCGCGGACAACTCTGCCCGGAATTTAGCGGCCTGACCGTCCTTGAGCTGTTCTCCGAGTTCTTGCCAGCGTCTACGTCCCACTTCTTGAGCAGCTCCGATCGCTTCAATCAGTGGATGGCCGATCATGCGTACGATTGAAAGCATTTTGGAGATTGCGGCTTTATCGACCCCAAGGGCCGACATTGCAATGTCGCGATCAAAGCCTTGATCTTCCAACCGTGCCGCGAACATCGCGCGTTCGATGAATGATAGATTGGCGCGAGCATTATTTTCCTGGCCTTGATTGACGACCAGTTGTTCATCGGTCAGTGCACGAACGACAGCGCGAACTTTAATCCCAAGTTCACGCGCTGCAGCCAACCTCCGATGCCCAAAAGCAACCTGAAAACGTTCTGGCTTTTCGGGATGTGGGCGAACGAGAATCGGAACAAGCTGGCCATTATCACGGATTTGCGAAACGAGTTCGGCCAGATGGTCGGGATCAATGCTTAAGCGATCCGATACAAATGAACTGTCGATCAGCTCCGGGTCGAGCTCGACGATCACTTGTCCCTCGGCGAGTTGCTTTTCAAGAATGTCGACCCGCTCGACCTTCTGCGTGATATTTCCCAGAGACTTCGATATACCGCCAACCCCCCCTGCCCGGGCCGCCGGAACAAAACCTGCTAACGGACGTGATTGGGTAATGTCGCTGCTTGGACCAATGTTGACGGTTTCGTCAACAATTCGGGAAACTTCGATAAGGTTCTTTCGCGCCATCGCCTACTACCTCCCCCACGTTGATTTAATCAGGTCTTCTATTTCACCATTCACTGCGTTGAGCGAATCCATCGCTCTGTCGTAGGTACCGCGAATAAACTGTGAACGCTCCACTTCGTATAAGGTTTGCTTGGTTACACCGGCATCTGAGATCGCTGTCGATTTCAGCATAGCGTTGTGCAACATGCGATTGCCGAAAATTGCCCGCATAAAACCGGTCATTTGACTTTGGGGGCCGTCATTGGGTTCATAACGTGTTACCAGATAGCGCATCCAGTCGTAGCTTGTTCGGCCACCCGCCCGTTCAACGACAGACATGAGTTCGCTGGTCATCGCGAGAAACTGACTCATCGACATGACGTCCAGCATTTGCGGATGTACGGTGATCAGCATGCCGGTGGCAGCGCAGAGCGCCGACATGGTCAAAAAGCCCAGTTGTGGTGGGCAATCAATCACAACGACGTCGTAAAGGCTTTCAACATCGGCAATAACTTCCCCGATACGGGCAAAAAACATCGTCTCTGCGCGTCCCGTGGTAATCGCTTTCGGAGTTTCGTGTTCGAACTCCATCAGTTCAAGGTTTCCCGGGATCACATGGAGGTTAGGCGTGTAGGTCGCGCGCACTATATCGGTGATCGGACGCGGGTCCTCGTAACGAATGGCTCCGTATAACGTCTCCCCTTCCCCGACATCGAGTTCCGGCTGGTGGCCGAACAAAGCGGATAGTGATGCTTGCGGGTCGAGGTCAATGGCCAACACGCGGTAGCCGCGCAATGCCAAAAATTGCGCGACATGTGCGGAAGTTGTCGTTTTGGCCGATCCACCTTTGAAGTTCATCACTGCAATGACTTGCAGTTTTTCACCAGGGCGTCGGTTCGGTGCATATTTCGGCGAGCCGTTTTTTGCGTCCAGGCTCTTCCTAATTCGATCCATATCTTCGGGCGTATACATCCGGCGACCATTTGCCAATGGTTCGGGTCCGAAACC
This genomic stretch from Ochrobactrum sp. BTU1 harbors:
- a CDS encoding replication initiation protein; the protein is MHVMESLTSATRGRTPYLAQNSKSCSQGQQSSTVNRWIIYKQLCVAKSEFGLNDRCLAVLSSLLSFLPGDDLNEKNGLVVFPSNRQLSLRAHGMAESTLRRHLSALINSGIIERKDSPTRKRYAHKDNEGDIELAFGFSLSPLLARAADIAKTAARIAAAAKALKRLRDEVSVLRREIAAQFPIDTALDQPASLSAIFLRFRSIVDAIPRRASHDRLGTIKAELEAILRELSNHMKDIDKTRELSVDAAQIERQHNESLPESLLESKNINLNDLKEDPSPLAKPRSEDHVQTRLSVPLDLVLRCCPDIRAYATKGISSWRDLFDAARVVASFFGISDHAYRDAIQVLGRDGVSASIAWILQRAAEIRSPGGYLRTLTQKAGGGAFSLSALFMPGVSQYE
- the repB gene encoding plasmid partitioning protein RepB; this translates as MARKNLIEVSRIVDETVNIGPSSDITQSRPLAGFVPAARAGGVGGISKSLGNITQKVERVDILEKQLAEGQVIVELDPELIDSSFVSDRLSIDPDHLAELVSQIRDNGQLVPILVRPHPEKPERFQVAFGHRRLAAARELGIKVRAVVRALTDEQLVVNQGQENNARANLSFIERAMFAARLEDQGFDRDIAMSALGVDKAAISKMLSIVRMIGHPLIEAIGAAQEVGRRRWQELGEQLKDGQAAKFRAELSADNFVGSSSEQRFQYVTESLKRSALQDKELASAKGRPAEKSWNSMDNRVHFTMSRKPKKVAIELASTNAAGFGEWISNHLDRLYDEYRTSDEIKTGD
- the repA gene encoding plasmid partitioning protein RepA, yielding MLTNYHRLNEQEHLPTMLSADSLELSRQLQLHQQKIFSPTARKSIRQFTPAEAASFIGIGEGYLRQVAAEGFGPEPLANGRRMYTPEDMDRIRKSLDAKNGSPKYAPNRRPGEKLQVIAVMNFKGGSAKTTTSAHVAQFLALRGYRVLAIDLDPQASLSALFGHQPELDVGEGETLYGAIRYEDPRPITDIVRATYTPNLHVIPGNLELMEFEHETPKAITTGRAETMFFARIGEVIADVESLYDVVVIDCPPQLGFLTMSALCAATGMLITVHPQMLDVMSMSQFLAMTSELMSVVERAGGRTSYDWMRYLVTRYEPNDGPQSQMTGFMRAIFGNRMLHNAMLKSTAISDAGVTKQTLYEVERSQFIRGTYDRAMDSLNAVNGEIEDLIKSTWGR